In Candidatus Zixiibacteriota bacterium, one DNA window encodes the following:
- a CDS encoding biopolymer transporter ExbD codes for MPNRRRSYRMMAEINVTNLVDVVLVLLIVFMISAPLLQSGIDIELPQTKFVDNTADAEGVVITVNKNGGIFIDDVFCRADSLEKRLKDHIKGKNISAIYLRGDKSVNYGVVIDVVARLKQMGIVNVGLVTKPFEEGSSK; via the coding sequence ATGCCGAATCGACGCCGTAGCTATCGCATGATGGCCGAGATCAATGTCACGAATCTCGTGGACGTCGTGCTTGTGCTACTGATCGTGTTCATGATATCTGCGCCTCTGCTGCAGTCAGGCATAGATATCGAGCTGCCTCAAACGAAATTCGTCGATAACACTGCCGACGCAGAAGGCGTCGTGATCACGGTGAACAAGAATGGTGGGATTTTCATCGATGACGTTTTCTGCCGTGCGGATAGTCTCGAAAAGAGGCTAAAGGACCACATCAAAGGCAAGAACATTAGCGCTATCTATCTGCGTGGAGACAAAAGTGTGAACTATGGAGTTGTGATTGACGTTGTAGCGAGGTTGAAGCAGATGGGGATTGTGAATGTAGGGCTTGTGACCAAGCCGTTTGAAGAAGGTTCTTCCAAATGA